DNA from Neosynechococcus sphagnicola sy1:
AAGGGATAATGCTGTCTAGACGAATCAGGATGTCTTGTTTCTGGGCTAGGATTTCATAACGCTGCTCTAGATCCCAAAGGCTTTGTTGTCCCATAGCTGTGAATGGATGACTAGTCTAATGCTCAATGATCTCATTGTTTCCTTGATGTGAGACAGCTTTGACTGAATTTTTCGAGGTGCCCGAAAAATGATTATGGGTGGCATTAGTAGGATTGAAATTTCTGGGGAACTATCAGGCGATGGTCAAAGACTGGCCGCCAGTCATCGCTCTGCTCGGTTCTAAATAGTTGAGAATAAAATCAATCACCACGGGCAACCCAGTTTGTAGCTTCAAGTTGCAGAACACAAAGGGTTTTTGCCCGCGCATTCGGGATGTATCCCGTGCCATCCCCTCTAGATCTGCACCGACTAGGGGAGCCAGATCAATTTTGTTAATCACCAACAAATCTGATTTGGTAATCCCTGGGCCTCCTTTGCGAGGAATTTTATCCCCCGCAGCCACATCAATGACATATATGGTTACATCTACCAGTTCAGGGCTGAAGGTGGCGGCCAGATTATCGCCCCCACTTTCTACAAACAGGAGGTCTAAATTGGTAAACCGCCGCTCCAGTTCTTCAATGGCGGCCAGATTAATCGACGCATCTTCCCGGATTGCGGTGTGGGGACAACCACCTGTTTCTACACCCATAATGCGATCGCCCTCCAGTGCCTGCGATCTCACCAAGAACTGAGCATCCTCCTGGGTGTAGATATCATTTGTAACCACTGCAATCCCAAACTGCCCTCGGAGGGCTTTACAAAGGGCTTCAACCAGGGCGGTTTTCCCAGAACCTACTGGACCTGCAATGCCTACCCGTAATCGACTCATGGCATCACCTGCTGCGGAAGGAATCTCGTCAAGGGGACTTCTTGGTAATTCACGGTATACCATAGCTGTAGATGTCTCTGCACCACCTCTTCTGAACGCATCCCATCCTGGGGCGACAACACTACTATGCAACTCAAAACCACCTGGCAGTTGGGCAGCAGCAATCCTGAGAATGCTGAAAATCTAGCAACCATTCAAAAATGGTGGGCAAGTCTCAATGGGCAGGAAATTTATTGGCAGCAGCGTTTATTATCTGCTACCATCCCTGTCCCAGAGCTGAACTGGGAACACCAGCGATTTGATGAGACCTTTCTGGTGACCCAACCGGAAATTCGCGGCATTACCCTTTACTGGCGTAAACCGCAGGGTACTCAAGAGCGCAATACCACTCCTAGCAAATTAGCCCTGGATACGGTACAGCAGCAGTTATATATTTACCCCCAGTCCCAGTCAGAGGTGGTGATTCGGGTACAACTGCCCCAGGTGCGCTACCAAACCATCACCCTTGATAATCCCCAATGGGAACATCAGCAGACTGACACTACCCAGAGCTTGATCCTACGAGACACAGCTCAGAAGTTGATTGTCGCCGTCAACTTTAGCCCAGAGAATTTTCCCCACGTATAGAACCCATTTGGAATCTATTAGGGATTGTGGATTAAGAGGACGTTTTAAAAGGGTAGGCTTTAGCCTCAAATACAGCTCAGAGGCGCGATCGCAAACCCTGTAACCCTGATTCTCTCGTATTAGCTTCTAAGTAGCTAGGGTGGTGAAACACACCCTGAATGACTTTTAAAACATCCTCTTAGAGGAGGGCTTGATCAATTAAAGGTGCAATGATGGCGATGTTCTTAAGCAATTCATTGGGGAGAGAGAACCGCTGTTGTAAATAATCAGGATCGGTGTAACTCAGCCACACTTTGTCATCAGCCGATTCCCATGCCAGCACCTTCAGAGGTAAATCCAGAGCGATCGTGGGTTCTGCGATCATGAGCGGTGTTCCGGCTTTCGGATTGCCAAATAGCAATAACTGCGTCGGACGTAGACTCAGCCCAACTTTTTCAGCTTCAGCTTGTTGATCAATACGAGCAAAGATGGTGATATTTTTTGCCTGCAAGATAGCTGCGAGTCGATCGATGGTTTCGGTGACTGAATAGGGGCTAAGCTGGCTGATGATGCCATTATTTACATTCATAGTAATCAGCATCCTTTACTTAGGATCGGGCAGCATGAACGTTACCGTTTCAATCGTGATCAAT
Protein-coding regions in this window:
- a CDS encoding DUF302 domain-containing protein, whose product is MNVNNGIISQLSPYSVTETIDRLAAILQAKNITIFARIDQQAEAEKVGLSLRPTQLLLFGNPKAGTPLMIAEPTIALDLPLKVLAWESADDKVWLSYTDPDYLQQRFSLPNELLKNIAIIAPLIDQALL
- the ureG gene encoding urease accessory protein UreG produces the protein MSRLRVGIAGPVGSGKTALVEALCKALRGQFGIAVVTNDIYTQEDAQFLVRSQALEGDRIMGVETGGCPHTAIREDASINLAAIEELERRFTNLDLLFVESGGDNLAATFSPELVDVTIYVIDVAAGDKIPRKGGPGITKSDLLVINKIDLAPLVGADLEGMARDTSRMRGQKPFVFCNLKLQTGLPVVIDFILNYLEPSRAMTGGQSLTIA